In the Kribbella sp. NBC_00482 genome, one interval contains:
- a CDS encoding TetR/AcrR family transcriptional regulator, translating into MTVDDVAEAAGVGKATIYRRWASKELLANDAMADLFDLEIPDADTGSIAGDLRQIYRVALTFANSEYGRAMIRLAVSEANRDERSAAIYRGVLERRIELTRQALERARARGEPIKSTADPVLMVEWMAGVFVIRALTGQPMPPPEDADRLADITLRAVLELPVSEP; encoded by the coding sequence ATGACAGTGGACGACGTCGCCGAGGCCGCGGGGGTCGGCAAGGCGACGATCTACCGGCGGTGGGCCAGCAAGGAGCTGCTCGCCAACGACGCAATGGCCGATTTGTTCGACCTGGAGATCCCGGACGCGGACACCGGCTCGATCGCGGGAGACCTGCGCCAGATCTACCGCGTCGCGCTGACGTTCGCGAACAGCGAGTACGGCCGGGCGATGATTCGCCTGGCGGTCTCGGAGGCGAACCGCGACGAGCGGTCCGCCGCGATCTACCGAGGTGTACTGGAACGCCGGATCGAGCTCACCCGGCAAGCACTTGAGCGCGCACGGGCGCGTGGCGAACCGATCAAGAGCACCGCGGACCCGGTGCTGATGGTCGAGTGGATGGCCGGGGTGTTCGTGATCCGAGCCCTGACCGGACAGCCGATGCCGCCGCCCGAGGATGCCGATCGCCTGGCCGACATCACTCTGCGCGCAGTACTCGAGTTGCCTGTCTCAGAGCCGTAG
- a CDS encoding NAD(P)/FAD-dependent oxidoreductase has product MTKYDVIVIGGGAAGLSGALALVRFRRSVLVIDDGTPRNAPADGVHNFLTRDGVPPGEIYALGRQEVQGYGGEFVDGTVTTARRDDDGFTVELADGTTYRSRRLLVTTGLSDVLPDVPGLAERWGKDVVHCPYCHGWEVQDQAIGVLATSSMAMHQVQLFRQLSDDVTLFLHTAPEPTEEQWEELAARGISVVQGKVEQVEVTDDRITGVRLEGGTVVPRQALAIQTTVRARAGFLADLGLETTLVEANGVEVGTAVQADARGATQVPGVFAAGNVSNPMAQVMPSAAAGLAAAGGINFDLITEETRLAVAARSS; this is encoded by the coding sequence ATGACGAAGTACGACGTGATCGTGATCGGCGGCGGCGCGGCCGGGCTGAGCGGGGCGCTGGCGCTGGTCCGGTTCCGCCGGTCGGTGCTGGTGATCGACGACGGTACGCCGCGCAACGCGCCCGCCGACGGTGTGCACAACTTCCTGACGCGTGACGGCGTACCGCCCGGGGAGATCTACGCGCTCGGCCGCCAGGAGGTGCAGGGGTACGGCGGTGAGTTCGTCGACGGCACCGTGACGACGGCCCGGCGCGACGACGATGGGTTCACGGTCGAGTTGGCCGACGGTACGACGTACCGGAGCAGGCGACTGCTGGTGACGACAGGGCTGTCTGACGTGCTGCCCGACGTACCTGGGCTGGCGGAGCGGTGGGGGAAGGACGTAGTGCATTGCCCGTACTGCCACGGCTGGGAGGTGCAGGACCAGGCCATCGGTGTGCTCGCGACCAGTTCCATGGCGATGCACCAGGTGCAGCTGTTCCGGCAGCTGAGTGACGACGTGACGCTGTTCCTGCACACTGCGCCGGAGCCGACCGAGGAGCAGTGGGAGGAGCTGGCTGCGCGCGGAATCTCCGTAGTACAAGGCAAGGTCGAGCAGGTCGAGGTCACGGACGACCGGATCACCGGTGTACGGCTGGAGGGCGGCACGGTCGTTCCGCGGCAGGCACTGGCGATTCAGACCACCGTACGGGCGCGTGCCGGCTTCCTGGCCGACCTGGGTCTGGAGACCACTCTGGTGGAGGCGAACGGAGTAGAGGTCGGTACTGCGGTCCAGGCCGACGCCAGGGGCGCCACGCAGGTCCCTGGTGTTTTCGCAGCCGGCAACGTCAGCAACCCGATGGCGCAGGTCATGCCGTCCGCAGCGGCCGGATTGGCGGCTGCTGGAGGCATCAACTTCGATCTGATCACCGAAGAGACGCGTCTGGCAGTAGCAGCGCGCAGTAGTTGA
- a CDS encoding ammonium transporter: MTLMEINAGDTAWVLASAALVMLMTPGLAFFYGGMVRVKSVLNMMMMSFVTIAVVTILWVVVGYSLTFAGDTGHVIGDFSEVGLKGLLAPEAVSGTTPTLAFVAFQLMFAIITPALISGAIADRATFRGWIAFVVGWTLLVYFPVAHSVWFLDDGNGGWIGDKLKAIDFAGGTAVHVNAGAAALALAIVLGKRIGWKKDPMRPHSLPLVLLGAGLLWFGWFGFNAGSALSAGTTAAVTFVNTQVATAAAVIGWLIIERLTHGKATTLGLASGAVAGLVAITPSCGAVTPVGAIILGLFAGAICAFAVSLKYKLGFDDSLDVVGVHLVGGLFGSLAIGLLGSAAAPSAVDGLFYGGGASQLGKQALANVVVGVYSFTIAFILGKVIDKTIGFRLKEDDEVTGVDQTEHAETAYDYLSGGSLRGALGRPAPAAAVSDSGTDNGTTEASEKEGVKA; this comes from the coding sequence ATGACGTTGATGGAGATCAACGCCGGCGATACCGCCTGGGTCTTGGCAAGCGCCGCCCTGGTGATGCTGATGACACCAGGCCTGGCTTTCTTCTACGGCGGCATGGTGCGCGTGAAGAGCGTGCTGAACATGATGATGATGAGTTTCGTCACCATCGCCGTCGTCACCATCCTCTGGGTGGTGGTCGGCTACTCGCTGACATTCGCCGGTGACACCGGGCACGTGATCGGAGACTTCTCCGAAGTCGGGCTGAAGGGCCTGCTCGCACCCGAGGCGGTGAGCGGGACGACGCCCACGCTCGCTTTCGTCGCCTTCCAGCTGATGTTCGCGATCATCACCCCCGCGCTGATCTCGGGCGCGATCGCCGACCGGGCCACGTTCCGCGGCTGGATCGCGTTCGTGGTCGGCTGGACGCTGCTCGTGTACTTCCCGGTCGCGCACTCCGTCTGGTTCCTGGACGACGGCAACGGCGGCTGGATCGGCGACAAGCTGAAGGCGATCGACTTCGCCGGTGGTACGGCGGTGCACGTGAACGCCGGTGCTGCCGCGCTCGCACTGGCGATCGTGCTCGGCAAGCGGATCGGCTGGAAGAAGGACCCGATGCGGCCGCACAGCCTGCCGCTGGTGCTGCTCGGCGCCGGGCTCCTGTGGTTCGGCTGGTTCGGTTTCAACGCCGGCTCCGCCCTGAGCGCCGGGACGACTGCGGCCGTCACCTTCGTGAACACCCAGGTCGCCACCGCTGCCGCGGTGATCGGCTGGCTGATCATCGAGCGGCTCACGCACGGTAAGGCCACCACGCTGGGTCTGGCGTCCGGTGCGGTCGCCGGTCTGGTCGCGATCACCCCGTCCTGTGGTGCTGTCACCCCGGTCGGCGCGATCATCCTCGGCCTGTTCGCCGGTGCCATCTGCGCCTTCGCGGTGTCGCTGAAGTACAAGCTCGGCTTCGACGACTCGCTCGACGTGGTCGGTGTCCACCTGGTCGGCGGTCTGTTCGGCTCGCTGGCGATCGGTCTGCTCGGCTCGGCGGCGGCGCCGTCCGCGGTCGACGGACTGTTCTACGGCGGTGGAGCGTCCCAGCTCGGTAAGCAGGCGCTGGCGAACGTCGTGGTCGGTGTCTACTCCTTCACGATCGCGTTCATCCTCGGCAAGGTGATCGACAAGACGATCGGCTTCCGGCTCAAGGAGGACGACGAGGTCACCGGCGTCGACCAGACCGAGCACGCGGAGACGGCGTACGACTACCTCAGCGGCGGCAGTCTGCGCGGCGCGCTGGGGCGCCCGGCACCGGCCGCTGCAGTGTCTGATTCCGGGACCGACAATGGGACCACTGAGGCCTCGGAGAAGGAAGGTGTCAAGGCATGA
- a CDS encoding RNA polymerase sigma factor: MPISTTSEPDGELEDLLRELTPRVLGAVVRWSGDFAAAEDAVQEALLAAATTWPRDGRPDNPKSWLIQTASRRLIDEVRQQQARRRREERAAVREVPAGEVEEHDDTLRLLFLCCHPTLTPASAIALTLRAVGGLTTAEIATAYLVPEATMAQRISRAKSKLKGSSFELDADPDRLRNVLHVLYLMFNEGYTSTSGPELHRSDLSSEAIRLTRAVRTQLPDDGQVTGLLALMLLTDARRTARTGKGGEIIPLAEQDRSLWDHDAVTEGVALAVEAFNTPPLGEYQIQAAIAALHDEVDRAEDTDWPQILGLYGLLEDLSGNPMVKLNRAIAAAMVDGPDAGLKLLAPLDDELSGHYRLDATRGHLYEMRGDHETAAEHFRAAARGTTSLPERDYLMTKAASLS; the protein is encoded by the coding sequence ATGCCGATCTCCACGACTTCTGAACCGGACGGCGAGCTCGAGGACCTGCTGCGGGAGTTGACGCCGCGGGTCCTCGGCGCCGTCGTGCGCTGGTCCGGTGACTTCGCAGCGGCCGAGGACGCGGTCCAGGAGGCCCTGCTCGCAGCAGCGACCACTTGGCCGCGGGACGGCCGGCCGGACAATCCGAAGAGCTGGCTGATCCAGACGGCCTCACGGCGGCTGATCGACGAGGTCCGCCAGCAGCAGGCCCGCCGACGCCGCGAGGAGCGGGCGGCCGTGCGGGAGGTGCCGGCCGGTGAGGTCGAGGAGCACGACGACACGCTCCGGCTGCTGTTCCTGTGCTGCCACCCGACGCTCACACCGGCCTCTGCGATCGCACTGACGCTGCGGGCGGTCGGAGGCCTCACCACAGCCGAGATCGCCACGGCGTACCTCGTGCCTGAGGCAACGATGGCGCAGCGCATCAGCCGGGCGAAGTCGAAGCTCAAGGGCTCCAGCTTCGAGCTGGACGCCGATCCGGACCGGCTGCGCAACGTGCTGCACGTGCTGTACCTGATGTTCAACGAGGGCTACACCAGCACCAGTGGTCCGGAGCTGCACCGCAGCGACCTCTCCAGTGAGGCGATCCGCCTGACTCGCGCCGTCCGGACTCAGCTGCCGGATGACGGACAGGTCACCGGACTGCTCGCTCTGATGCTGTTGACCGACGCCCGGCGCACGGCGCGGACCGGTAAGGGCGGGGAGATCATCCCGCTCGCAGAGCAGGACAGGTCGCTGTGGGACCACGACGCCGTCACAGAAGGCGTGGCGCTCGCGGTCGAGGCGTTCAACACGCCTCCGCTGGGCGAGTACCAGATCCAGGCAGCGATCGCCGCCCTGCACGATGAGGTCGACCGCGCCGAGGACACCGACTGGCCGCAGATCCTTGGGCTGTACGGCCTCCTCGAAGACCTGTCCGGCAACCCGATGGTGAAGCTCAACCGGGCGATCGCCGCCGCGATGGTGGACGGACCGGACGCCGGCCTGAAGCTCCTCGCACCGCTGGACGACGAACTGTCCGGCCACTACCGCCTCGACGCCACCCGCGGTCACCTCTACGAGATGCGCGGCGACCACGAGACCGCCGCCGAGCACTTCCGGGCGGCGGCCCGCGGTACGACGAGCTTGCCGGAGCGCGACTACCTGATGACCAAGGCCGCGTCGCTCAGCTAG
- a CDS encoding asparaginase, whose translation MSVALFTLGGTISMAGTRRLTGDDLTAAMPGLTGPSGLGHAVEIQDIEKVPSANLTAAKLLEVVDAASKAVAAGAVGVVVTQGTDTLEESAFLADLVWPHPQPLVFTGAMRNPTLAGPDGPANLLAALRVACSPAARDLGALVVFKEEIHAARWVRKTHSTSTATFVSPNTGPIGHVVEDQVRVLTRPLRLDGVQGSAEPAELDNIHVALYTVTLDDDGLLLQGLADTHQGLVVAGYGVGHVPAALAPVLGELATRMPVVLTSRTGAGSVVRNTYHSPGSEADLLQRGLIDGGFLDPYKARVLLRLLLATDDDLAAAFAQYC comes from the coding sequence GTGAGCGTCGCGTTGTTCACGCTGGGCGGGACCATCTCGATGGCCGGTACCCGTCGCCTTACCGGTGACGACCTCACCGCCGCGATGCCCGGGCTCACTGGGCCGTCGGGGCTCGGCCATGCGGTCGAGATCCAGGACATCGAGAAGGTTCCCAGCGCCAACCTGACGGCCGCCAAGCTGCTCGAGGTCGTCGACGCCGCCTCCAAGGCCGTCGCCGCCGGAGCCGTGGGCGTCGTCGTCACCCAGGGAACCGACACCCTGGAAGAGAGCGCCTTCCTGGCCGACCTGGTCTGGCCGCACCCGCAGCCGCTCGTGTTCACCGGTGCGATGCGCAACCCGACACTGGCCGGTCCCGACGGCCCTGCGAACCTGCTGGCCGCGCTGCGGGTCGCCTGCTCCCCCGCGGCACGTGACCTGGGCGCACTGGTCGTCTTCAAGGAAGAGATCCACGCGGCCCGCTGGGTGCGCAAGACGCACAGCACGAGTACGGCGACGTTCGTGTCACCGAACACCGGTCCGATCGGTCACGTCGTCGAAGACCAGGTCCGCGTGCTCACGCGCCCGCTGCGGCTGGACGGCGTACAAGGCAGTGCTGAGCCTGCTGAGCTCGACAACATCCATGTCGCGCTCTACACCGTCACGCTGGACGACGACGGTCTGCTGCTGCAGGGCCTGGCCGACACACACCAGGGGCTCGTTGTTGCCGGGTACGGCGTTGGGCACGTGCCAGCCGCGCTAGCACCCGTTCTCGGCGAGTTGGCGACCCGGATGCCGGTCGTCCTCACGTCACGGACCGGCGCCGGCTCGGTCGTCCGCAACACCTACCACTCCCCCGGCTCGGAGGCCGACCTGTTGCAGCGCGGCCTGATCGACGGCGGGTTCCTCGACCCGTACAAGGCGCGCGTCCTGCTCCGGTTGCTCCTGGCAACGGACGACGACCTCGCCGCGGCGTTCGCGCAGTACTGCTAG
- a CDS encoding [protein-PII] uridylyltransferase, giving the protein MVDRAEQRRGRAEEADALLQLLLAKACDALGVPTEGVALVAVGGYGREELSPYSDLDVMLVHAEGYPRLDELAAQIWYPLWDSRTKLDHSVRTLAEAQQAAAADDRVALGLLDARHVAGDSHLTLQLRSVLMADWRRTARSRMSGLAQACRDRASTVGELAHLAEPDLKEAYGGLRDAVVLRALVASWLVDVPHPVLERARRDLLEVRDALHEVAGRATDRLVADLAGEVAAGLGMSGRDELLRHVYATGRTLAHVCDVSWRRVESLMTKPPRSRRRQRSGGPLLLALDEGVGQHEGEVVLMPDARPERDPVLGLRAAAVAADRELVLSPAVCARLAASAADMPEPWPGEARRLLCALLGAGNGLREVWEALDQAGYISRILPEWDAVRFRPPQSAIHRFTVDRHLLETCVEASAMVRDVRRPDLLLVAALLHDLGKALDGDHSVTGAGIAARVARRLGFSEADADTITLLVRQHLMLAQVATRRDLEDPMTVDMVVGIVRSTETLDLLEALTYADARAAGPAASSPWRMRLVGELCRRVRGELAGGGESMWTEVPPVAVPVLHQVVGVGRLGVTVSDHHGDLRVNVAVPDQVGTLSTVAAVLAVERLAVRSAVITSVDGLGISQWTVAGSPPDPVRLRDRLAVALRDSTDVVRRLAARDSSRARVASRVDLLPEASETATVLQVRAHDRPGLLYDVTAAIASTGADIRSAHVSTLGAECVDVFYLTDSHGAPLESEDARTTAKSVLDRLSF; this is encoded by the coding sequence ATGGTCGATCGAGCAGAGCAGCGGCGCGGGCGTGCCGAAGAGGCCGACGCGCTGCTGCAGCTGCTGCTCGCAAAGGCTTGTGACGCCCTCGGTGTACCCACCGAGGGCGTCGCCCTGGTTGCGGTGGGCGGCTACGGGCGTGAGGAGCTGTCGCCGTACAGCGACCTCGACGTGATGCTCGTGCACGCCGAGGGGTACCCGCGCCTCGACGAGCTGGCTGCCCAGATCTGGTACCCGCTGTGGGACTCGAGGACCAAGCTCGACCACAGCGTCCGCACACTGGCCGAAGCGCAGCAGGCCGCGGCAGCCGACGACCGGGTGGCCCTGGGGCTGCTGGACGCGCGGCATGTCGCGGGGGACTCGCACCTGACCCTGCAGCTGCGGTCGGTGCTGATGGCGGACTGGCGGCGTACGGCGCGGTCCCGGATGTCCGGACTGGCGCAGGCGTGCCGTGACCGGGCGTCCACGGTCGGAGAGCTCGCACACCTCGCTGAGCCGGACCTGAAGGAGGCGTACGGCGGTCTGCGCGATGCCGTCGTTCTGCGAGCCTTGGTGGCGTCGTGGTTGGTCGACGTACCGCATCCTGTGCTGGAGCGCGCTCGGCGAGACCTGCTCGAGGTCCGCGACGCACTGCACGAGGTCGCTGGTCGCGCGACGGACAGGCTTGTTGCCGACCTGGCCGGTGAAGTGGCGGCAGGGCTCGGTATGTCGGGGCGGGACGAGCTGCTGCGGCATGTGTACGCGACGGGCCGGACGCTCGCGCACGTGTGTGACGTGTCCTGGCGACGCGTCGAGAGCTTGATGACCAAGCCACCGCGGTCCAGGCGGCGTCAGCGGAGCGGTGGGCCGTTGCTGCTCGCATTGGACGAGGGCGTCGGCCAGCACGAGGGCGAGGTCGTGCTGATGCCGGACGCGCGTCCGGAGCGGGACCCCGTGCTCGGACTGCGTGCTGCTGCGGTTGCTGCGGACCGTGAGCTGGTGCTGTCACCTGCTGTGTGTGCGCGGTTGGCGGCGTCGGCTGCGGACATGCCCGAGCCATGGCCGGGGGAGGCGCGGCGGTTGCTGTGCGCCCTGCTCGGTGCGGGCAACGGCCTGCGCGAGGTGTGGGAGGCGTTGGACCAGGCCGGGTACATCTCCCGGATCCTGCCCGAGTGGGACGCCGTACGGTTCCGGCCGCCGCAGTCGGCGATCCACCGGTTCACCGTCGACCGGCACCTGCTGGAAACCTGCGTCGAAGCATCCGCGATGGTGCGCGACGTACGGCGGCCTGACCTGTTGCTGGTGGCCGCCCTGCTGCATGACCTGGGGAAGGCGCTCGACGGCGACCACAGCGTCACCGGTGCCGGCATCGCGGCTCGGGTGGCCCGTCGCCTCGGCTTCAGCGAGGCCGACGCCGACACCATCACCCTGCTGGTCCGCCAGCACCTCATGCTCGCGCAGGTCGCCACCCGGCGGGACCTGGAAGACCCGATGACCGTGGACATGGTCGTCGGCATCGTGCGCAGCACCGAGACGCTGGACCTGCTGGAGGCCTTGACGTACGCCGACGCGCGGGCAGCCGGTCCGGCTGCGTCGTCGCCGTGGCGGATGCGCCTGGTCGGTGAGCTGTGCCGGCGCGTGCGCGGTGAGTTGGCTGGTGGCGGCGAGAGCATGTGGACCGAGGTACCGCCCGTTGCGGTGCCAGTGCTGCATCAGGTGGTTGGTGTGGGGCGGCTCGGCGTCACAGTGTCCGACCATCACGGCGACCTCCGAGTGAACGTCGCCGTACCCGACCAAGTGGGGACGCTGTCGACCGTTGCCGCGGTACTCGCGGTGGAGCGGCTGGCGGTGCGGTCCGCGGTCATCACATCTGTTGACGGGCTGGGTATCTCGCAGTGGACCGTCGCTGGATCGCCTCCTGATCCGGTGCGGCTACGAGATCGGCTTGCGGTGGCGCTACGTGACTCGACCGACGTCGTACGGCGGTTGGCTGCACGGGACTCGTCGCGCGCTCGTGTCGCGAGTCGCGTGGACCTGTTGCCGGAAGCGTCGGAAACAGCCACGGTGCTGCAGGTGCGAGCTCACGACCGTCCTGGCCTGCTGTACGACGTCACAGCGGCGATCGCCTCCACTGGTGCGGACATCCGCTCCGCACACGTCAGCACGCTCGGTGCGGAGTGTGTCGACGTCTTCTACCTCACCGACAGCCACGGTGCGCCGCTCGAATCCGAGGACGCGCGGACGACGGCAAAGTCAGTCCTGGATCGCCTGAGCTTCTAA
- a CDS encoding arginase family protein, with amino-acid sequence MRDRGFLGRIGAEDGGYVTPPRYDMHDWKPGDGVFNAAAMASYTVQLADRVAGFVEQGKFVVLLGGECSNLLGPALALKRLGRYGVVYLDGHSDFRTVDNSPYVGAAGGEALALVTGRGQADLTNLEGQGPYTRDTDAALLGIRADDEYVGDVEKAGIPVWPASRIADDPNAAAQGTLAHLAELDGFWVHLDVDILDAKVMPAVDSPDPGGIDHEQLRALLRPLLASPKCVGVDIGIFDPDLDPDGTYATELTDTLVAALS; translated from the coding sequence GTGCGGGATCGGGGGTTCTTGGGGCGGATCGGGGCGGAGGACGGTGGGTACGTGACGCCGCCGCGGTACGACATGCACGACTGGAAGCCCGGAGACGGTGTGTTCAACGCTGCGGCCATGGCGTCGTACACGGTGCAGCTGGCGGATCGCGTGGCGGGCTTCGTCGAGCAGGGCAAGTTCGTGGTGTTGCTGGGAGGTGAGTGCAGCAACCTGCTCGGGCCGGCATTGGCGTTGAAGCGGCTCGGGCGGTACGGCGTCGTGTACCTCGACGGGCACTCGGACTTCAGGACCGTCGACAACTCGCCGTACGTCGGGGCCGCGGGCGGCGAGGCGCTCGCGCTGGTCACCGGCCGGGGACAGGCGGACCTGACCAACCTCGAAGGGCAGGGTCCGTACACGCGGGACACCGACGCGGCGCTGCTCGGGATCCGGGCGGACGACGAGTACGTCGGCGACGTCGAGAAGGCCGGAATCCCGGTCTGGCCGGCGTCGAGGATCGCGGACGATCCGAACGCGGCCGCCCAAGGAACGCTGGCACACCTGGCCGAGCTCGACGGGTTCTGGGTGCACCTCGACGTGGACATCCTCGACGCAAAGGTCATGCCGGCCGTCGACAGCCCGGACCCGGGCGGGATCGACCACGAACAGCTGCGGGCACTCCTCCGGCCACTGCTCGCGTCCCCGAAATGCGTCGGGGTCGACATCGGCATCTTCGATCCCGACCTCGACCCCGACGGCACTTACGCCACCGAACTCACCGACACACTCGTGGCTGCGCTCAGCTGA
- a CDS encoding helix-turn-helix domain-containing protein — translation MANDEDVLESVGPRLRALRSERGTTLAQLSETTGISVSTLSRLESGQRRPTLELLLPLARAHQVQLDELVDAPPTGDPRIYQKPIKRHGTIHVPLSRRPGGLQAFKQILPAGYPGNDVVQKTHEGYDWFYVLSGRIRLKLGDQDFIVKEGEAVEFDCRVPHWFSNPGPGPTEVLCLYGPQGERMHVRARTT, via the coding sequence ATGGCAAACGACGAGGACGTTCTCGAATCGGTCGGACCGCGGCTGCGGGCGCTCCGGAGCGAGCGTGGCACGACGCTGGCCCAGCTGTCCGAGACGACCGGCATCTCGGTCAGCACGCTGTCCAGACTGGAGTCCGGGCAGCGCAGGCCGACGCTGGAGCTGCTACTGCCGCTGGCCAGGGCGCACCAGGTGCAGCTGGACGAACTGGTGGACGCGCCCCCGACCGGAGACCCGCGGATCTACCAGAAGCCGATCAAGCGCCACGGCACCATTCACGTCCCGCTGAGCCGGCGCCCGGGCGGCCTGCAGGCGTTCAAACAGATCCTGCCGGCGGGCTATCCGGGCAACGACGTGGTGCAGAAGACCCACGAGGGCTACGACTGGTTCTACGTGCTGTCGGGCCGGATCCGGCTGAAGCTCGGTGACCAGGACTTCATCGTCAAGGAGGGTGAGGCGGTCGAGTTCGACTGCCGGGTGCCGCACTGGTTCTCCAATCCCGGGCCTGGACCGACCGAGGTGCTATGTCTTTACGGCCCGCAGGGGGAGCGGATGCACGTCAGAGCCCGCACTACTTGA
- a CDS encoding sigma factor-like helix-turn-helix DNA-binding protein, with product MHDTVDPDFASFVDARQGRWLRTAYLVYGDIHRAEELLLRAFTQLSVRWTRVDDPDAFVQRQLYQPAMRPWNRAKPFPDEQDPVKRALAELTPAQRTVFVLLHLEELTEFEVSELLGLSHTAVHAHGMSAFGHFRTALGAGDWRDAR from the coding sequence ATGCACGACACGGTCGACCCGGACTTCGCCTCGTTCGTCGATGCGCGGCAGGGCAGATGGCTCCGTACGGCGTACCTCGTGTACGGCGACATACACCGAGCCGAAGAGCTACTGCTGCGCGCCTTCACGCAGCTGTCCGTGCGCTGGACCAGGGTGGACGACCCGGACGCCTTCGTCCAGCGCCAGCTCTACCAGCCGGCCATGCGGCCGTGGAACCGGGCGAAACCGTTCCCTGACGAGCAAGACCCAGTGAAGCGAGCACTGGCCGAGCTGACGCCCGCACAACGCACGGTGTTCGTGCTGCTGCACCTCGAGGAGCTGACCGAGTTCGAGGTGTCCGAGCTGCTCGGTCTGTCGCACACCGCCGTACACGCCCACGGGATGAGCGCCTTCGGCCACTTCCGTACGGCGCTGGGCGCGGGGGACTGGCGTGATGCCCGATGA
- a CDS encoding P-II family nitrogen regulator: MKLITAVVKPHKLEDVRAALETFGVTGMTVTEASGYGRQKGHTEVYRGAEYEVDLVPKVRLEVVVEDGDGADVVDVIVKAAQTGKIGDGKVWVTPVETIVRVRTGELDGDAL; encoded by the coding sequence ATGAAGCTGATCACCGCGGTGGTCAAGCCGCACAAGCTCGAGGACGTCCGGGCCGCGCTGGAGACGTTCGGCGTCACCGGCATGACGGTCACCGAGGCGAGCGGCTACGGCCGGCAGAAGGGCCACACCGAGGTCTATCGTGGCGCGGAATACGAGGTGGACCTGGTGCCGAAGGTGCGGCTCGAGGTGGTCGTCGAGGACGGTGACGGCGCCGACGTGGTCGATGTGATCGTGAAGGCCGCGCAGACCGGCAAGATCGGCGACGGCAAGGTCTGGGTCACCCCGGTCGAGACCATCGTCCGGGTCCGCACCGGCGAGCTGGACGGAGACGCACTCTAG
- a CDS encoding DUF2332 domain-containing protein translates to MDVVEALQRQATACEDLGSPMYAEVLRLLVDDYEVGGASVEVLSGYEGRSFGEAIGLRLLAAVHGMVLSGTAPELAAFYPSVGGTWDPVLGWEAFEQVLRSRLGEVRSLLTQPPQTNEVGRSAALYGGLLQLVEAVPLPVRLFEIGASGGLNLRADRYRYVTDGASYGPADSPVVFDSAWSGQVPSVDLRIAERVGCDIAPVNPLTTDGALTLTSYVWPDMADRLERLRGALKVAREVPADVRREDAVSFLRGLELSSGHVTVVWHSIMWQYLRRPDRAAIEARLDELGASATASAPLARLRLEPHQVIAHGAGTTGWEYRVDLQTWPGGQRRVLGRAEPHGQGLVWGPGKTLE, encoded by the coding sequence GTGGATGTTGTAGAGGCTCTCCAGCGACAAGCGACCGCCTGCGAGGACCTGGGGTCCCCGATGTACGCCGAAGTGCTCCGGCTGCTCGTGGACGACTACGAGGTCGGCGGGGCGTCGGTCGAAGTACTGAGCGGGTATGAGGGCCGTTCGTTCGGTGAGGCGATCGGTCTGCGGCTGCTGGCAGCCGTGCACGGCATGGTGCTGTCCGGTACGGCGCCTGAGCTGGCGGCGTTCTACCCGAGTGTCGGCGGGACGTGGGACCCAGTGCTCGGCTGGGAGGCGTTCGAGCAGGTGCTGCGGTCGCGGCTCGGAGAGGTGCGGTCGCTACTGACGCAGCCGCCGCAGACGAACGAGGTAGGGCGGTCGGCCGCGCTGTACGGCGGCCTGCTGCAGCTGGTCGAGGCAGTACCGCTGCCGGTGCGGCTCTTCGAGATCGGTGCCAGCGGGGGCCTGAACCTGCGGGCCGATCGGTACAGGTACGTGACAGACGGGGCGTCGTACGGGCCTGCTGACAGTCCTGTGGTGTTTGACTCGGCCTGGTCCGGACAGGTGCCGTCGGTGGACTTGCGGATCGCTGAGCGGGTGGGGTGCGACATCGCCCCGGTGAACCCGCTGACGACGGACGGTGCGCTCACGCTGACGTCGTACGTGTGGCCGGACATGGCTGATCGCCTGGAGCGCCTCCGCGGTGCGTTGAAGGTCGCGCGAGAGGTGCCGGCCGACGTACGGCGAGAGGACGCGGTCTCGTTCCTGCGTGGGCTGGAGCTGTCGTCGGGGCACGTGACTGTCGTGTGGCACTCGATCATGTGGCAGTACCTGCGCCGCCCGGACCGAGCCGCGATCGAGGCGCGCTTGGACGAGCTCGGCGCATCGGCGACCGCGTCCGCACCACTGGCGCGTCTGCGGCTCGAGCCGCACCAGGTGATCGCCCACGGGGCCGGCACCACGGGCTGGGAGTACCGCGTCGACCTGCAGACCTGGCCGGGAGGACAGCGCCGGGTCCTCGGGCGCGCCGAACCTCACGGACAGGGCCTGGTGTGGGGACCAGGGAAGACCTTAGAGTGA